The stretch of DNA TCGACACCACCAGCAAGGGCACTATCTTCACACTGCCATGACATTCGCGCCCTCCACGATCTCCACGCACAGGCCACACACCTGCGCCCGCGACTTGCACGGATGCTGCTTCCGCCACGACAGCAGAATCACCTGACAAAAAAATAAGAACAAATCACCTGACAAATGATAGTTTTGCATTAGTTGTAGGTTTGAAACTGCATTGCACGAATAAGttagattttatattttatctTTGAACCCGCTTGACTTTAGTTCAATAAGATagttatgttatatttaattatagatctTTTGGTTGTAATATCCAACATAATTTTAATAGGTCTATGAGCGGTCAATGAATATAGAAGTAGAGCTTTGGGCAGTAAATGAAATGAGAGCGAAGCTAAGCTTGCACAAATAAATTTGCGTGCGGCGCCAAAACTgcccaagaggagctaaacaagtaCATACTCCAAAATGATAATCAAACTAAACTGGATTACCTATGCCTGCATTATTTTCAGTTGTGTTCAAATTAAAACCAGGACTCCCTAATATCGAGATATGTCTGTAATGAAATCATCCAATCTCCATGGTAATCATATCTCCAAATTTGAAACAAGAGACCACCTTTGGAAATCATAATAATGATCTATCAATGTTGAAGCTTCTTGTGACTCGTGTTCCATTTGATCAATATGCACAACAGAGGGAGACAACTTGCTTGGCATATAATGGAAAAGAATTTATCAAGTGACACTTAGTCAGGGAAGGAAGGCAAAGCAAATGAGAAAATCATAAATCATAGATACACCTATTTAGTATCATGTGCTAGAATAAGCATTCACAATTAATCCACTAAAAAATAATTGTGGTCTGTACACAAAAAATAGGTGCTTGGTAAATCCAAACAGGAAGAGAAGTGCAGTATCTGGCCTTATCTACTACTCCATATGCAACTTTCTCAGGTCACCCTGCGTGGTTGCTGGCTCAACCTCGCCGCAAAAGCGTTCTCCGCGAAAATTCAGCTGGAGCTCATGAATCAATTGATATTTCTCGAGCCTAACAAATTGCAGCTCATCCCATCAAATTGACTCATATTTCTCGAGCCAAGATCCACCCAATACCAAAatcacacaagagatcaatggAGTATGTGCTGCCTGTGCTGCCTTCTCCACTTCAACCGCTCGCTAGTCATCCTATAGTGGCAACCGTGATGACCAATTGCAGTGAGCTCATCACAGTTATTGAAGCAACTGCATATAATTTGATTTGTTGTTAATAATGTAGTAGCATATCCTAGCATTACACACGTAATTTCTAGGTGCCAGGCAAGGGATGAAAGCTGAGTGAGAACGCCATGGCAGCCTTCTAAAACCCTAGTATATACTAATATAGTACATATATGAGGTTTGCCTCTTTTAAATGCTCTAGTCTCTCTAGCACAGAAAAGACCTCATCAGTAAATGAAGAAATACCTTTTGCAGAAGCACTGGGACAGTTCCAATGCCGAGCTGCATAAGGAGCAAAAACATAAGTTTGTAAGCATTACTTTTCATCATAAAAGAAAAAGCATGTACATTCCTTTACAAGGTGAAAATCACCAGCTTATATACGAAAAAGAGCATTGCAAAGGATCCAATCGTATAACTATTATTGTGGAATGAGACTTTCTAATGTAAGAATAGAATAGTAAGCTATAGAACCTTTAGTTCAATGAAGAAATACCTTTTGCAGAAGCACTGGGACAGTTCCAATGCCGAGCTGCATAAGGAGCAAAAACATAAGTTTGTAAGCATTACTTTTCATCATAAAAGAAAAAGCATGTACATTCCTTTACAAGGTGAAAAATCACCAGCTTATATACGAAAAAGAGCATTGCAAAGGATCCAATCGTATAACTATTATTGTGGAATGGGACTTTCTAATGTAAGAATAGAATAGTAAGCTATAGAACCTTTAGTTAAACTGATAAACATTCTCAATCACCCAAAAATGAATGAGGTGAATGGTAATGGCACATTCCACTATTTGGAGTAAAAGGGCTAATAAATGTAAACTTCTTACCACACATATTATTCTCTCTGCAACCCCCCTCAAACATGTAGCTGTTCTTTCCGAGTAAGGCTGCATTTGTTTGAATAGGATTCGTGCCCTAGAATCATTCCAGCTAGGATTACTTATgtaacttatatatatatatagccaatGTTCCCAACAAGCCCTAAGATTGTGTAAAATCACCTCAATCTTAGTTTTCTCTCTGCAAACCCCCTCAACCCTCGTTGGTTGTTGATACAAATTTCTACTGACAAACATCATAAGGAAAAAATTACACCAAATACTCACCGTGATATTCAGTTTCTCCTGGTGGCCTTCAACCAGTATAGGCTTGTTCAAGTAGAATACGTTACCAACGAACTTTTACACTTGCAGAAAACGCAAatcatttgcaaaaaaaatcatgTTACAATTATTTCTTAAGCACAATGTGGTTTCGTTAGCTCAAATAACTTTCAGAAAATGTAACAAACTATAGTAGCTCGCtgtctgctttataaaaactgGTTACTATGGATGCTATGATTTTCTATAGGTCAGAAGCAGCAGCGGCAATATCGTTCTATAAATTAGTAGCTAAAGAATAAATTAGCTGATGTGAATCTGTGACAACCATAGTTCTATGTGGATCAGTAGCTGATTTCTATGAGTTTTAGACAAGCGCTTATATAGCTATATAAAATCAGTAGCTGCATGGGCAACATCCATAGTTCTATAAATCAGCCGGCTGATGTGCTTTGACCTACGGCTGCTGCTACTGGGTAGAAAGCAATGGCTATAGAAAAACAAGAAAAAAGTATAGATCCAATTACCACTCAAAAATCACAAAATTGGGTAGTATTAGATTACCAGGAATGAAGCAAAGTAGCCTTGATTTAGATCTACACATAGCATAGAAAATTAGAACTCTAATTCATTAAAGAATAGCACAGAATCGAGTGGTGTATCTATGTCATACCTAAATTTTTCATTCGATTACTCCTGGGCCAAGCGGGGTCTAGTAGTGTGTCATTGATTTTGTTTTCCCCAAACCGGGCGAGTGGGTCTCGAGGATAAGGATGGACTTGCACATGAACTCCTTGTTGTTGGCTTGCTCCACACAGAGGTCCTGCCGAACTGGCCCTGCATAATCAGCACAGAGACCAACACCACCTTCGCCTCCACTGATTACATATGCGCAAAGAAACATCAACAACTCAGGATCCCATATTGAGGGAAACAGAGTCCACCACGAACGCCACCGCCTGCTCCCTTGGCACCTCATCCTCTGCCTCTTTCGTGGCCAAGATGTTGGCTGGCCGCCGTTACAACAGCTGCGCGGGGGCACGGGCCCGCTGGTCGGCAGCTCGACGCCACGGCCGCCGCGGCGAGCTAGCGTGCAGGCATAGGTGAGGATCCGACAGGCGCAATAGCAGCGATTGACGAGAGGGGCAGTGGGGAGAGATTTGAGTCTGCGGCTCCAAGCAGCTTAGTAGATTGGCAGCTGCACATCCAGcgtagggggagggggagggagaGGGAAAGCATACAACCGCAAGACTCACCGAGATCGTAGAGCACATGCAGCGGGCGAGGACGGCCGCGGCTCGCAACGGCGAGGGCGACGGGGACAACACGGGTGCGATGTCCTGCGAGGCCagcgggcgagggcgagggcgactTCGGAGGAAGGCCAAATCCACCGCGCGGGAGAGATTGCAGGGGCGACTGATCAGGCGATGTAGGAAAGAAAAATTCCTTGCGGTGATTGCGTTGGCTTCCCTTTTTTACCTCGCATGCCGTGGTCATGGGCGAGCGGCTGCAAGCGGGTATCGCAGGAGGAAGGCAGACGGACGAACCAAAATAGTTGCACGAAAAGTTGTCCACACTTTACTCTTTTTAGTTGTATTGTAGTATAGTATATAGGAGAGGAGATAGATAAGATAACAAAAATCATTAAGACATACTCCCTTGGTCCTATAATGAATAAGTTTCTAGAAATTTTTAGATAGATCAAAGACCCTCAAAAAAGGCGCATGTATCCTCGTCATTTTTTCTTTCCTATACGTAATGGATATCTGATCAATAATTATTATTTGTATGCAACCGTGATTAACTTTCCTGTTAAAAGGGCGCATGAATGTAGATTTAAACAAGTGCCAATGATTAAAATGGAAGGAGAGATAACAGAGACCGAATAGAAGGTTTGTTGCATGCACTAGTAAAAACAAGCTCTATGTTGACGGTGGATTTTTTATTAGGCGGTTTCAATTAAAAAATGCCTGTAAAAAAAATAGGCGGGCCCGATTCAAGAACCACCGGTAGAAAACTATTTTCAACCACCAGTGAAAATGATATATTTTCACTAGTAGTTCTCTTATTAAGAAAACCGTCAGTGAAAATGGTTTTTCACAGACGGTTTTCGTACAAAAATCGCCACTACAAATTAGCTATTTTTACGGGCGGTTTTCTTAAGAAACCTCCACTAAAAATAAGATTTCTTATGGCGgttttgttgacaccgtttttggacaagtATCTTTTGACGCGTATCCGGGGTtaataaagtatagatcggcagatgaagcaacggtaactagtctactgagaagttgccgatgaaggtagcTGCCAGTGGGAAATGATCGGAGATgaccaagtccaggagtggtgatgtattcgtgccgatgaccgaTGCTGTTGTTCGCCGATGACTGTAGACGGGTAATCTGCCGATGACTTTGAAGAGCAGCGCggaagttgccgattgattcatgatggtgtcccgatcggtcacgggggtagtttaatgttttccttagctattagagttcgttttgtatacagttTCCATCTAATTCAGaagttgagtcctagtcgtgtctggttgtagctctttggacagagtataaatatagaccctagggcaatgtaatgagaatctatcaatcaatcaaacacaagtttttactcatattctagcatctactttttcgatgacttcgtcatattttcttttttactacgagtttttaggaattcgtcgagtcaaactcggcgcgttctcaagttccgcgtgatcacctcttggccgtgatatccgggcgcatcgctgttgtcaggaccaaagtggacgagttaccacctttgtcgattgtaaggtcaaatcggctgacacgccttaacgtttgaatcgggtattagccttttgtgtttgcagatcagttttgcacaacaggtttgttaaaaaaactacctgtagaaataatttaaaatttctttttttgagtttttcaaatgacctcataTGAAAAAactaccaaaataaaagttgtatatctcaaaaagttatgaaactttgtagttgataatttttttcatttgaaatcatcttgtcatcaaAAATTATATTTcaatttctcaaatttaaaattcaaattttctcggatggagaaactatcaatataaaaattgtagatcttgaaaagttatgaaactttatagttgacaactttttatttgaattcgtttagggcctTCAACAATCAACATATGCTCAGTTTAGGATAATATATGGGGAATCACACtctaatataaatataagtgAGTGATGGGTGGAGTGGTATCAAGATTGTCTCATGTTCGAATCCTACAACTAGCTAGTTGGCCTTCCGTGggattaattttttttctatttttaaaacctgatttcatattttctagaTAAATGTTTCCACTAGCTGTTGACTAAGACAACCTCCTGTGGATATTTTCACTACAGTTGTCTTAGCAAACCGTctgtaaaaatagatttttaCAGGCAGTTCTTAGTTAACCACAAGTGGAAAGATGTATTTCTCTACTGGCCCTTAGCGCTGACGGTTCTGAGAAACGCCTATAAAAATGACTTACCAACCGTCCATACAGAGCTTCGTTGTACTAATGATGTACCACAACCTACCGtaaaatgttttattttttttgggaCAAACTTTAGAAACTTACTAGGCCAATCTAAAAAAACTTGACCACTCGAGAGATGTCTCTCTCATTTTCTTCTTAAGAAGATGGTGTGACTTAAACCTGAGTTGGCTCAACTGACCACTTCTTTGGCGTATTATGCTGACCAGTTGCACTGTGCAATCTCAATTGGAGTTTTATAGAGTTTCATGAGTATTAAATATGCTGACATGACACTATTGATGATGAGAGATAATATAAGCTTAGAGAGAGTTCCATGAAAAACTCTAAGCCATGAAACCTCTACTAAGACATGGCATTGTGAGACACAGGGAGTAGCGGTCATCATGGTCTAATCAAAACCGTCAGTTTTAttgtgaaaaagaagtcgaCAGTTAAGGTTGCAAAAAGACCCGCTTCTTGTTCGTTCCTATAATAACATTTTTCTTTTGAGAAGGACCAAACTGTCTTATATTTGATATATGTCAAGAAACTTGACGCAAAATGACCTCTAATAAATAAGAGTACATTAAAGATGAAACCAGTCATCTTGTTCCTTTGATCATCCATTGCCTATCAAAAATTGAAATACGCAGTGAAGAGATAGCAAAAGAAAGAGATATCTACAAGCACACTTGCCATACAAGGCTTCGAAGACCGCAAAATCTATATGTCGTTGACAACAATATCTAGAATCACCGAAAGAATATCGGTTGAAGGAACCCACTAAAGAACACAGGCTTATATAGTCTATTCGCTTAAACTTATATTTAACAAATCTGCCAGCCATTCAACAGTGTTTCTCACTCTTACAACAAATCAGTGAAAAAATAGCTTATCAGCCAGGTAAACAGGCTACACAATCCTTCACGATCAAATCAAAGTATTGATCTGCCAGACCTTACAATAGAACAAACCAAAAGAAGAGACTAAAATTACTATGAAGAAAGTGAACTGACTGCTTCCCGATAAGCACACCAGCTGCCACCAAGATCTATGGAGAATCAATAGAACTGATTGACCAAACTCTCGCTCTGACCCTAGCCAACGCTGGATCATCGGTGTGGCTGGGGAGGCCGGAAAGACCTCTGCCATGAAATATTTTGTAATAGAATTGTCTTTTCACTTATCAATTGCTAGAATTAATAAAAAATGGATTAGGCCTAGTTAAATCGAACAGTTAACACAGAAATTAGTATTAACAACccaaatcaaataaaaaaggaaGTATCAATGAATCCACCAAACCAAATAATTAATAGTTAACTACAATgaacaagtgccactagattgcCATATATCGTTACCATGCCAACCTGTTAATGAAGTATCTACAACGCCGATGCCATCGGCGCAACGAAGGCATCCTCCGAAGTCCGATCATCTACCTAGTGCAGCGAACCCGCCGCCGCGCATCATCTGCTTGAACTCCGTGAAGTCGACGCGCCCGTCGCCGTCGGCGTCGACCTTGCTGATCATCTTACGGCAGTCCTCGGCCGTGCGCCCCTGCTTGAGGCCAAGGCTGGCCAGCACGGAccgcagctcgtcgacggtgatgTACCCGTCGCCGTTCTGGTCGAAGACGTTGAACGCCTCCCGcatgtcctcatcctcatcgtgCTTGTCGCCGTCGGCGTCGGCCACTGGGCCGTCCTCGACGATGGAGCGGTAGAGCCTGCCGAACTCCTCGACGTCCACGCAACCATCGCCATTAACGTCGATCTTGTCCATCGTGGCATCGAGCTCCTCGTCGGCGATGAAGATGCCGAGGTTCTTGAGCGACTCGCCGAGCTCCTTCTTGGTGATCTGGCCGTCGCCGTTCTTGTCGAACATTTGGAACACCTTCCTTAGCTCCGACGAGTCCATGCTGCTGCTCATGGCCGCCTCCCTTCTTGCATGCTCCACCGATCGATCAGCCTCTCCGTCGAGCTCGTGATCACACTCCTGCAGCCGGCAGGGAAGAATTGGTTGGTAAATGGCATTGTCCGCGGAAGAAGAAAATATTGTGCGGTGCGGAGGGGATGGTGGTTGTGATTGACGAGACCTATATTTGTTTCGCACTGCATTTGGTAATTGCTATTATTGTCAATTCCACTTTTAGAGATTATTCTTCGGTGTGCACCTGCGATTGGTTCCATGTAAAAAACAGTTTTACTTCTATTTTTCTAAACCAAAATGCCTCTAGCTCTACCGGCTTCAATCTACGAAAAATATAAATCTCACTCCTAGATAGATCTATGACTTCAAATTCTGAAAACAACATGATTCATGGAGTCAACAAAAATTACCCAACATAGCACTGATTATTATACACATCCCTCAGAGTATCGGTTCGTTTTTTTCGTGTCTAACTCCCGACGCTTCCTGTCCCTTCCGCTCGCTTGGGCGACTATAATGGCTGGCATGCCGCGAGCTGGCAGAGATAAAAatagtacggatattttccgatcgTATTCGAGAtcaaattcgtttagaggggtttacatctgtccgtatccgagtacGAATATTTAACATCCGGTACCGAATCCGTATccaaatacttaaatcgtatatttatgatgtcgacatccaatcatatcttatccgatatgattgaaattatccgtattcgaatctaaatccgaccaaaaatatgaaaacaatttTGATATCAgtaatatccgtccgtatctgaTCCGTTTTCATGCATATTGCTAGGTGAGGCGGTGTCGGGCTGTTGGCGCCATGCGGTCACACACTACGGAGCCCGGCATGCACCTCCCACCCTTCCATGCCGCACGATATTGTCTCGCCCAACGTCACTACTCCTCCCCACGCCGACGACGAGGTTCGAGCCCTTTGCCAAGGAAATGGCCGCACTTCGAGCCCAGCGCCAaggagaccactgcccactcaCGCATAGCCATATGCGCCTGGCCAGACTGTGCCTAGTCCGCTGCCGTGCTGCCCAGCCAGCTATGCCGAGCTGCGCCGTTCGGTCGCCTCCTGAAGACGACGAtggttgcatgtgatttttagttTTAGTCTCCGGATGCTCGTAGAAAATACAATTTTTGTTAGGACATTTCTTCTTCACTTGGTACTCCATGAGAGGAAAGTCTAGCCTCATTCGCTTTGGAAACCGATGAGATGCCGATGAACCACAAGCAACTGCCATCTACTCTCTGTATTCATTTTTAATTTGTAAACTTCTATAAATTTCTTAGTTTCTAAACAAATCAAATTATAAAAGAActcttaaaattctctatttctctaGATACATAAACCATGAAATGTGATATGCATACTACCAGGAAAAGGTGTATACTAATTTTGATGAACTAATTTAAGCTTCATTCATCCAAATCAAGTGATTTTGAGTTCAAATGTTgcacaaataataaaaaaattcatCATAAATTTCACATATATCTAGACCACAAAATGAGGTATGCTACTAATAAATCATGAGAGGATGAAGTTAGTAACCTTTACAACCGAAGAATCAAAGTGAGAGTAGTCTTATGATGGCCAAAAATGAAGCAACAACTGTGAGTTCGAATGGCTCGGgctggaggaggaagaagactcAATGTATATAACCAGGACCTTTAGTTCTGGTTTGGGTTCCCAACCGGGACAAAACGTAGCTTGCTAGGACTAAACATAGATTTTTAGTCTCGGTTGAAACCACAAATCAGACTAAATCTTTAGCCCCGGAGGGGATCTGCAACCGGCACTAAATGGTGACCTTTAGTCCCAGTTGGGTATACCGACCACGACTAAAGATGTCCTTCTACAAAAGACTACGACCAAAGCTGTTGGGCAGGTGCCTTTAGTCGTGGTGGGTATCTCAAACCGGGACTAATTCTCCATTTCGTCCCGGACGCTAAAACTACCGAGACCAAAGCCAAAATCCAGTGCGAATCAAATGTTTGTTCTCTAGTAGTGCTATATATGAGTCCAGATCCACGGTGATGCCCACCCAAATAAGTTGGAGCAAGCTCAACTCCATCATGGACCTACTCTATAATGGATCTACATAAATCTAGTGATCAAGATCTATTTTTTGGGAGCTGGAGCTTTCCCAAACATGCCCTTAAAGGGTCGTTTGAGGGAGTTCTTACTTCAAAAGCTCTATTATTAAATGCATCTAAGGAAGTAGGTTATCTTAACTATCAACTCATCATAGGGGCAGGCGTGCACATTTAAAGAAGTAGGTGTTCTGTAATGCCACCTCTAAAAATAGACCGGTGCATCCTTGGAAACAACCACCTTTGTTATGGCTCCTTTGGATACCTGAATCTACAACGGGATCCCAGCCTGATCTATGAGAGAGCCAAGGGCCGTGGGAGTTGTTCCCTCTCCAATTCCAGTTACAATTCGGATCCGCTTGCAC from Sorghum bicolor cultivar BTx623 chromosome 8, Sorghum_bicolor_NCBIv3, whole genome shotgun sequence encodes:
- the LOC110429561 gene encoding uncharacterized protein LOC110429561 isoform X3, yielding MKNLDLNQGYFASFLFVGNVFYLNKPILVEGHQEKLNITGTNPIQTNAALLGKNSYMFEGGCRENNMCARHWNCPSASAKARHWNCPSASAKG
- the LOC110429561 gene encoding uncharacterized protein LOC110429561 isoform X1 translates to MKNLDLNQGYFASFLFVGNVFYLNKPILVEGHQEKLNITGTNPIQTNAALLGKNSYMFEGGCRENNMCARHWNCPSASAKARHWNCPSASAKVASITVMSSLQLVITVATIG
- the LOC110429561 gene encoding uncharacterized protein LOC110429561 isoform X2, with the translated sequence MKNLDLNQGYFASFLFVGNVFYLNKPILVEGHQEKLNITGTNPIQTNAALLGKNSYMFEGGCRENNMCARHWNCPSASAKVASITVMSSLQLVITVATIG
- the LOC8058161 gene encoding probable calcium-binding protein CML28, which produces MSSSMDSSELRKVFQMFDKNGDGQITKKELGESLKNLGIFIADEELDATMDKIDVNGDGCVDVEEFGRLYRSIVEDGPVADADGDKHDEDEDMREAFNVFDQNGDGYITVDELRSVLASLGLKQGRTAEDCRKMISKVDADGDGRVDFTEFKQMMRGGGFAALGR